One Persicobacter psychrovividus DNA window includes the following coding sequences:
- a CDS encoding outer membrane beta-barrel protein, with protein MRRKLLDLFGTLIVCFMLLTSFQAQAQRINIKAGAVLGNSLLIDSDQLRTFTDSRLGPMLGVGFEQQFFSFMIWNVSVDYQSQGYHVYYQNIKQTYAMNVINIPLNYGFRVEVADGMAVSIYGGLYGQIHLNGTDTEGNKLVWGGQEGHIEPWDMGVNVTGGFDMGPIRLALSYQNGMRDLNHVEGETFKQYNIQFSLSYYFGMPQRDGLPKVLRSKPGKNRNRDWTKPNPRKRNQKMHF; from the coding sequence ATGAGAAGAAAATTACTTGACCTTTTTGGCACCCTGATCGTGTGTTTTATGTTGCTGACCTCTTTTCAGGCACAAGCACAGCGCATCAATATTAAAGCAGGTGCCGTGTTGGGCAACAGCCTGTTGATTGATTCCGATCAGCTACGGACATTTACCGATTCAAGACTCGGCCCAATGCTTGGCGTGGGTTTTGAACAGCAGTTTTTCTCTTTTATGATATGGAATGTGAGTGTGGATTATCAGTCGCAAGGGTACCATGTCTACTATCAGAATATCAAGCAGACCTACGCCATGAACGTGATCAATATTCCGCTAAATTATGGTTTTCGTGTGGAGGTGGCTGACGGCATGGCGGTGTCTATATATGGAGGGCTCTATGGACAAATTCACCTTAATGGAACCGATACCGAAGGCAATAAACTGGTGTGGGGCGGACAGGAAGGCCATATTGAGCCCTGGGACATGGGGGTGAATGTTACTGGTGGCTTCGATATGGGGCCGATTCGTCTGGCGCTGTCCTATCAAAATGGCATGCGGGACCTGAACCATGTCGAAGGGGAGACCTTCAAACAATATAATATACAGTTCAGCCTGAGCTATTACTTCGGTATGCCGCAAAGAGATGGGCTGCCGAAAGTGTTGCGCTCCAAGCCTGGCAAGAACCGTAACCGTGACTGGACCAAGCCCAACCCGAGAAAACGAAATCAGAAAATGCATTTTTAG
- the gyrB gene encoding DNA topoisomerase (ATP-hydrolyzing) subunit B: protein MSEQTNKPTGGDYSAGNIQVLEGLEAVRKRPAMYIGDVGIKGLHHMIWEVVDNSIDEALAGHCDTINVSIHEDNSITVSDNGRGIPVGMHPTQNKSALEVVMTVLHAGGKFDKDTYKVSGGLHGVGVSCVNALSKDMKVTVNSNDGKVYEQNYKKGIPQQDVSAVGETDITGTTVWFQPDDSIFTHHEYVWDRVANRLRELSFLNAGISIILTDYRDLDEQGNAITETFFSEGGIKEFVEYLDNSKEKLIQEAIYVEGEKSGIPVHVAMSYNTSYSENVVSYVNNINTHEGGTHVSGFRRALTRTLKSYADKSGLLEKAKVDISGDDFREGLTAVISVKVAEPQFEGQTKTKLGNSDVVGAVDSAVSEMLATYLEENPKNARQIVQKVILAAQARHAARKAREMVQRKNVMSSTSLPGKLADCSSKDASLSELYLVEGDSAGGSAKQGREREFQAILPLRGKILNVEKAQEHKIYDNEEIKNMITAMGVRFGVDGDEKALNLEKLRYHKIVIMTDADVDGSHIRTLILTFFFRYMRDLIDNGYVYIAQPPLYQVKKGAKSQYCWDEEGRMKAIAEIGAGDESKVSIQRYKGLGEMNPEQLWETTMNPETRTMKLVTVESAAQADHLFSMLMGDEVPPRREFIEKHAKYANIDT from the coding sequence ATGAGCGAACAAACCAATAAACCAACTGGCGGAGATTATTCCGCAGGGAATATTCAGGTTCTTGAAGGCTTGGAGGCGGTAAGAAAACGTCCAGCGATGTACATCGGGGATGTTGGCATCAAAGGTCTTCATCACATGATTTGGGAAGTGGTCGATAACTCTATCGATGAAGCCCTTGCTGGTCACTGTGACACCATCAACGTAAGCATTCATGAGGACAACTCCATTACCGTAAGTGATAACGGACGTGGTATTCCTGTCGGGATGCACCCAACGCAAAACAAATCTGCCCTTGAGGTCGTGATGACCGTTTTGCACGCTGGTGGTAAATTTGATAAAGACACCTACAAAGTATCGGGTGGTCTGCACGGCGTAGGGGTATCCTGTGTGAATGCACTTTCCAAGGACATGAAAGTTACCGTTAACTCCAATGACGGTAAGGTTTATGAGCAAAATTACAAAAAAGGTATTCCTCAGCAGGATGTATCGGCCGTAGGCGAAACAGATATTACTGGAACAACAGTATGGTTTCAGCCTGACGACTCGATTTTCACCCACCATGAGTATGTATGGGATCGTGTAGCAAACCGCTTGCGTGAATTGTCATTTTTGAATGCTGGTATCAGCATTATCCTGACAGATTACCGCGATCTTGATGAGCAAGGAAATGCGATCACGGAAACGTTCTTCTCTGAAGGCGGCATCAAGGAGTTTGTAGAATACCTTGACAATTCCAAAGAAAAACTGATTCAGGAGGCTATTTACGTTGAAGGGGAAAAATCAGGCATTCCAGTACACGTAGCGATGAGCTACAATACTTCCTACTCTGAAAACGTGGTTTCTTATGTCAATAATATTAACACCCACGAAGGGGGAACACACGTTTCTGGCTTCCGCAGAGCACTGACCCGTACACTGAAAAGCTATGCCGACAAATCTGGTTTGTTGGAAAAGGCAAAGGTGGACATCAGCGGTGACGATTTCCGTGAAGGATTAACAGCCGTAATCTCTGTAAAAGTTGCTGAACCTCAGTTCGAGGGTCAGACCAAAACCAAATTAGGTAACTCAGATGTTGTTGGAGCAGTGGATTCTGCTGTTTCAGAAATGCTTGCTACCTATTTGGAAGAAAATCCAAAAAATGCCCGTCAGATCGTTCAAAAGGTGATTCTTGCCGCGCAGGCGCGTCATGCTGCCCGTAAAGCAAGGGAAATGGTTCAGCGTAAAAACGTGATGAGCTCTACCTCGCTTCCTGGTAAATTGGCCGATTGTTCTTCTAAAGATGCATCGCTTTCTGAATTGTACCTTGTCGAGGGTGACTCTGCAGGTGGTTCTGCCAAGCAAGGCCGTGAGCGTGAATTCCAGGCAATTCTTCCTTTGCGAGGAAAAATCCTAAACGTTGAAAAAGCACAGGAGCACAAAATTTACGACAACGAGGAGATCAAAAACATGATCACCGCCATGGGCGTACGCTTCGGTGTTGATGGTGATGAAAAAGCACTGAACCTCGAGAAACTCCGTTATCACAAAATTGTGATCATGACGGATGCCGACGTCGATGGTTCTCACATCCGTACCCTGATCCTGACGTTCTTCTTCCGCTATATGCGCGATTTGATTGACAACGGCTATGTGTATATCGCACAGCCACCATTGTACCAGGTGAAGAAAGGTGCGAAGTCACAATATTGCTGGGATGAAGAAGGCCGCATGAAAGCCATCGCTGAAATTGGCGCTGGTGATGAAAGCAAAGTAAGCATTCAGCGATACAAAGGTCTTGGAGAGATGAACCCTGAGCAATTGTGGGAAACAACCATGAACCCAGAAACAAGAACCATGAAATTGGTAACGGTAGAATCTGCAGCACAGGCAGATCACCTGTTCTCTATGTTGATGGGCGATGAGGTACCACCTCGCCGTGAGTTCATTGAAAAACATGCAAAATATGCCAATATCGATACCTGA
- a CDS encoding tetratricopeptide repeat protein, with amino-acid sequence MKKLTIKILRPLCLAGLMMACQPAVEDMMQEAKVALNAGNTAEAKQWLSRVVDRQADNATAFNMRAVVYFREAKYDSAIMDCSQAIAIDQQEYKAYYNKGNAQRMLSQWAEALASYNQAIKLKPNMVDLYNNRAFVLVKLNNFEQALKDYDFALNLQPEQGTVFYNRAQLHLKMGDQQAAEADFMQAIKLNADNAEAHFFLGLMAKQAGDDEKACQFWRRAANLGSEDAKQSLEAFCK; translated from the coding sequence ATGAAGAAATTAACAATCAAGATATTGCGCCCATTATGCCTGGCAGGTTTAATGATGGCCTGTCAGCCTGCGGTGGAGGATATGATGCAGGAAGCAAAAGTAGCACTCAACGCTGGCAATACTGCTGAGGCCAAACAATGGCTCAGCAGGGTGGTGGATCGCCAAGCCGATAATGCCACCGCTTTTAATATGCGTGCGGTGGTGTATTTCCGTGAAGCTAAATATGATTCTGCCATTATGGATTGCTCGCAGGCAATTGCCATAGACCAACAGGAATACAAGGCTTATTACAATAAGGGGAATGCACAGCGGATGCTCTCGCAGTGGGCAGAGGCACTGGCCTCCTATAATCAGGCCATAAAACTGAAGCCCAACATGGTGGACCTGTACAATAACAGGGCTTTTGTGCTGGTTAAGCTGAATAACTTTGAGCAGGCACTGAAAGATTATGATTTTGCACTCAATTTGCAACCCGAGCAGGGAACGGTGTTTTATAACCGGGCACAGCTGCACTTGAAAATGGGCGATCAGCAGGCGGCAGAGGCCGACTTTATGCAAGCCATAAAACTGAATGCAGACAATGCCGAGGCGCACTTTTTCCTCGGCCTGATGGCCAAGCAGGCAGGAGACGATGAAAAGGCCTGTCAGTTTTGGCGTCGTGCGGCAAATTTAGGTTCTGAAGATGCCAAACAAAGCCTCGAAGCTTTTTGTAAATAG
- a CDS encoding RecQ family ATP-dependent DNA helicase, protein MLHQALQKHFGFDTFREGQEATINHIMQGESAGAIFPTGSGKSLCYQLPAVLLPHLTVVVSPLLALIQDQLKFLHSKGIAATRIDSTLSPDEARQITTDLKAEKYKILFISVERFKNERFRKFLQQLQLSLLVVDEAHCISEWGHNFRPDYMKLPDYRRAFNFPQVLLLTATAAPNVVKDMARKFEMPINNFTVTGFYRKNLKLFIKPFDGSERLDKLVKYFQHYPKEAGIVYVTLQKTAMEIAQALQTQGLNAVAYHGGMSSDDRRTIQQDFMLGTHDIIVATIAFGMGIDKANIRHVVHYDLPKSIENYSQEIGRAGRDGQPANCVCMADLSAKQTLENFVYGDTPEADAIAHVLNDLAQAEGQWEFQLYRMSYDANIRQAPLKTLLVYLESEGIITPSHSYFAEYRMKFETEQEKVISMMPEGEKREFVRAIFNYSQMAVTWMTINFENIQEQYPQATRERIITALDYFHEKKHIILETKNLTEVYHVQPDAQAVEILTEKFATLFLHKEQGELQRLEAMINFFERDGCLSRKLSTYFGEAPHWEACGHCSYCLDHAATQFPKTTNEQQLADFDLEAMRDAAEACYKAPLSPRLLAKFLLGITMPRFSRLRNRQAAGFGKLEGLPFHEVMDALKLLPVRTYTD, encoded by the coding sequence ATGCTCCATCAAGCACTGCAAAAACACTTCGGCTTCGACACCTTCCGCGAAGGTCAGGAGGCTACGATCAACCATATCATGCAAGGAGAATCGGCGGGAGCCATCTTCCCTACCGGATCGGGCAAGTCGCTCTGCTACCAATTGCCGGCGGTGCTGCTGCCGCACCTGACGGTGGTGGTCTCCCCGCTATTGGCCTTGATTCAGGATCAATTAAAATTTCTGCACAGCAAAGGGATTGCGGCTACTCGCATCGACTCAACGCTCAGCCCCGATGAGGCACGGCAAATCACTACTGACCTGAAGGCAGAAAAGTACAAAATACTGTTTATCTCCGTGGAACGCTTCAAAAACGAACGCTTCCGCAAATTTCTGCAACAGCTACAACTTTCGCTTTTGGTGGTGGACGAGGCGCACTGTATCTCAGAGTGGGGCCACAATTTCCGCCCCGACTACATGAAGCTGCCCGATTACCGCCGTGCGTTCAACTTTCCGCAGGTGTTGCTACTGACTGCAACGGCTGCACCAAATGTTGTTAAAGATATGGCCCGAAAGTTTGAAATGCCGATCAATAACTTCACTGTTACGGGATTTTATCGTAAAAATCTAAAGCTTTTTATCAAGCCGTTCGATGGCAGTGAGCGTCTTGATAAGCTGGTCAAATACTTCCAGCACTATCCAAAAGAGGCGGGTATTGTCTATGTTACCCTACAAAAGACGGCCATGGAAATTGCGCAAGCGTTGCAAACACAGGGTCTGAATGCGGTGGCCTATCACGGGGGCATGTCGTCGGACGATCGCCGAACAATTCAGCAGGATTTCATGCTTGGTACGCACGACATTATCGTCGCTACGATCGCTTTTGGTATGGGGATCGACAAAGCCAATATCCGCCACGTGGTACATTACGACCTGCCGAAGTCGATTGAAAATTATTCGCAAGAGATTGGTCGAGCGGGTCGTGACGGGCAGCCGGCAAACTGTGTCTGCATGGCCGACCTGAGTGCCAAACAAACGCTCGAGAACTTTGTCTATGGCGATACCCCCGAAGCGGATGCGATTGCGCATGTACTCAACGATTTGGCACAAGCCGAAGGGCAATGGGAATTTCAGCTCTACCGCATGAGCTACGATGCCAATATTCGTCAGGCGCCGCTCAAAACTTTATTGGTCTATTTGGAAAGTGAGGGCATTATCACACCATCGCACAGCTACTTTGCGGAGTATCGGATGAAATTTGAGACGGAACAGGAAAAAGTCATCTCCATGATGCCTGAAGGGGAAAAACGTGAATTTGTGCGTGCCATCTTCAACTACAGCCAAATGGCAGTTACGTGGATGACCATCAATTTTGAAAATATTCAAGAGCAATATCCGCAAGCCACACGAGAGCGCATCATCACCGCCTTAGATTATTTCCATGAGAAAAAACACATCATCCTCGAAACGAAAAATCTCACTGAGGTTTATCATGTACAGCCGGATGCACAAGCAGTTGAGATATTGACGGAGAAATTTGCCACGCTATTTCTGCATAAAGAGCAAGGTGAGCTCCAGCGCCTCGAGGCGATGATAAATTTCTTTGAGCGTGATGGTTGCCTGAGCCGTAAGTTATCGACCTATTTTGGTGAAGCACCCCATTGGGAGGCCTGTGGTCATTGCTCCTACTGTCTCGACCACGCAGCCACACAATTCCCGAAAACAACCAACGAGCAGCAACTTGCAGATTTCGACTTGGAAGCGATGCGGGATGCCGCCGAAGCGTGTTACAAAGCACCACTCTCTCCGCGATTGCTCGCCAAGTTTTTGTTGGGCATCACCATGCCACGCTTTAGCCGTTTGCGCAATCGGCAGGCTGCAGGTTTTGGCAAGTTGGAAGGCCTGCCTTTTCATGAGGTGATGGATGCGCTGAAGCTGCTCCCTGTACGGACTTACACCGATTAG
- the pyk gene encoding pyruvate kinase translates to MSISTKRTKIVATVGPASSTKEMLLQFAIAGVNIMRLNFSHGTHEDHLKVINTIREINKEFDFNITILQDLQGPKIRVGQVKDNGQQIVAGQPLIITTKECEGTSEKVSTVYQNFANDVKVGEKILIDDGRLQLVVKRIEADEVHTEVLVGGLLKSRKGINLPDTNISESALTKKDLIDLEFGLKHEVDVIALSFVRTAADVEFLRTKINDAGKKCRIISKIERPEALVHIDSIIKASDAIMVARGDLGIETNAAEVPLVQKSIIKKCHEKARPVVVATQMLESMVKNPIATRAETNDVATAVFDGADGVMLSEESAAGQYPLDAVKVMADICRTVEQSSQYEYDRTYPSTPESPYFMSKEVVRSGTQLASSINAKAIIGSTTSGFTATNLAKYRPKAKIFVFTNDKAVLTQLNLVWGVQPFLLPKTFTSSLALHAHTEKVLMNEDALRENDIVVHVSSFPMDGERRTNMIKCSKIEAAK, encoded by the coding sequence ATGTCCATTTCCACTAAGCGTACGAAAATCGTGGCAACTGTTGGCCCAGCCAGCAGTACCAAAGAAATGTTATTGCAGTTTGCAATTGCAGGTGTTAACATTATGCGATTGAACTTTTCTCACGGAACTCATGAAGACCACCTGAAGGTGATCAACACGATCCGCGAAATTAACAAAGAGTTCGATTTTAACATCACGATTCTTCAGGATTTGCAGGGACCAAAAATCCGTGTAGGTCAGGTGAAGGATAATGGTCAGCAGATCGTTGCAGGTCAGCCATTGATCATTACGACTAAAGAATGCGAGGGTACGTCTGAAAAAGTATCTACTGTTTACCAAAACTTTGCAAACGATGTAAAGGTAGGCGAAAAAATCTTGATTGATGATGGTCGTTTACAGTTGGTTGTGAAGCGTATTGAAGCGGATGAAGTTCATACGGAAGTATTGGTAGGTGGTTTGTTGAAATCACGTAAAGGAATTAACCTTCCTGATACAAATATCTCGGAGTCAGCATTGACGAAGAAAGACTTGATTGATTTGGAATTCGGTCTGAAACATGAAGTAGATGTGATTGCACTTTCTTTTGTGCGCACGGCTGCTGATGTAGAATTCTTGCGTACTAAAATTAATGATGCTGGAAAAAAATGCCGTATCATTTCTAAAATTGAGCGCCCTGAAGCATTGGTACATATCGATTCGATCATCAAAGCATCAGACGCAATCATGGTAGCACGTGGTGACCTCGGAATTGAAACCAACGCTGCTGAAGTGCCATTGGTACAAAAATCAATCATCAAAAAATGTCACGAGAAGGCGCGTCCAGTAGTTGTTGCGACACAAATGTTGGAGTCGATGGTGAAAAACCCAATCGCTACACGTGCTGAAACCAACGATGTTGCTACGGCAGTATTTGATGGTGCAGATGGCGTAATGCTTTCAGAAGAGTCTGCTGCTGGTCAGTATCCTTTGGATGCAGTAAAAGTGATGGCTGATATTTGCCGCACTGTAGAGCAGTCTTCTCAGTATGAGTATGACCGTACTTACCCTTCTACGCCAGAATCTCCATACTTCATGTCTAAAGAAGTGGTAAGATCAGGTACGCAGTTGGCTTCTTCAATTAACGCAAAGGCGATCATCGGTAGTACAACTTCAGGTTTTACAGCGACAAACCTTGCGAAATACCGTCCAAAAGCCAAAATCTTTGTGTTCACCAACGACAAAGCAGTCTTGACACAATTGAACTTGGTTTGGGGTGTTCAGCCATTCTTGTTACCAAAAACATTCACTTCATCATTGGCATTGCATGCGCACACTGAAAAAGTGTTGATGAACGAAGATGCCCTTCGTGAGAACGATATTGTTGTACATGTTTCTTCTTTCCCAATGGACGGAGAGCGCCGTACAAACATGATTAAATGTTCAAAAATTGAGGCTGCAAAATAA
- a CDS encoding REP-associated tyrosine transposase produces the protein MSSAYKIKDESRFHFLTMSVVDWMDVFTRKDHQQIIIDSLRFCQKNKGLQIGAWCMMTNHIHLIARSEQNSLGKTIGEFKRFTSHQMLKEISASAKESRKNWLMGRFSQASRQYKSADKHQLWQYESHPVELNTNTIIQQKVDYLHYNPVKAGFVETPEAWRLSSAMEYSGGGRVPLIDCYLMW, from the coding sequence ATGTCAAGTGCATACAAGATCAAAGACGAAAGCCGTTTTCATTTCTTGACCATGTCAGTGGTGGATTGGATGGATGTGTTCACAAGGAAAGATCATCAACAAATTATCATTGATTCACTTCGGTTTTGTCAGAAAAATAAAGGCTTACAAATAGGTGCCTGGTGCATGATGACCAATCATATTCATTTGATTGCTCGATCAGAACAAAATTCATTAGGTAAAACCATTGGTGAGTTCAAGCGATTTACGTCACATCAAATGCTAAAGGAGATAAGCGCTTCAGCAAAGGAGAGTAGAAAAAATTGGTTAATGGGTCGTTTTTCTCAAGCCTCTCGCCAATATAAAAGCGCTGATAAACATCAATTATGGCAATATGAATCGCATCCTGTTGAATTAAATACGAATACTATTATTCAGCAAAAAGTGGATTATCTTCATTATAATCCTGTAAAAGCAGGTTTTGTCGAAACCCCTGAGGCGTGGAGGCTAAGTAGTGCTATGGAATATAGTGGGGGAGGGCGCGTGCCTTTAATTGATTGTTATTTGATGTGGTGA
- a CDS encoding beta-ketoacyl-ACP synthase III, whose translation MTIENAAITAVGGYVPEDVLSNADLETMVETSHDWIVSRTGILERRILKGEGKGTSVLAIEAVKDLLSKSDVEAQEIDAVLVATMTPDMLFPSTANLVCEALGIQGAFAFDMQAACSGFVYALNVGSALVTSGQYKKVLVIGADKMSSVMNYRDRNTCILFGDGAGAVLLEPNAEGLGIQDCVMNSDGVGKDMIMMKGGGSAYPPTHETVENGDHYFYQDGRQVYRHAVTNMSNVTLEIMERNKLSSEDLAYFIPHQANKRIIEAIAQRLQVGMDKVAVNIHKYGNTTAGTIPLCLWEWEQSFKKGDNIVLSAFGGGFTWGSVYLKWAY comes from the coding sequence ATGACCATAGAAAATGCAGCTATTACCGCTGTCGGTGGCTATGTGCCAGAGGATGTTCTATCGAATGCTGATTTAGAAACTATGGTGGAAACTTCCCACGATTGGATCGTTAGCAGGACAGGAATTTTAGAACGAAGGATTCTTAAGGGAGAAGGGAAAGGGACTTCTGTTTTAGCAATTGAGGCCGTTAAGGATTTGTTGTCAAAATCGGATGTTGAGGCACAGGAAATTGATGCTGTGCTGGTGGCAACCATGACTCCCGACATGTTATTTCCATCCACTGCCAATTTGGTGTGTGAAGCGCTGGGTATTCAGGGGGCTTTTGCATTCGATATGCAAGCCGCTTGCAGTGGCTTTGTGTATGCACTGAATGTAGGTTCCGCTTTGGTAACTTCTGGGCAATATAAAAAAGTACTCGTGATTGGGGCGGATAAGATGTCCTCGGTGATGAACTACAGAGACCGCAACACCTGCATTCTGTTTGGCGATGGGGCGGGCGCTGTTTTATTGGAGCCCAACGCCGAAGGCTTAGGCATTCAGGATTGTGTGATGAACTCCGACGGGGTCGGTAAAGACATGATCATGATGAAAGGTGGCGGTTCTGCATATCCGCCAACCCATGAAACCGTTGAGAATGGCGACCATTATTTCTATCAGGATGGCCGACAGGTTTATCGGCATGCGGTAACGAACATGAGCAACGTTACGCTGGAGATTATGGAGCGCAATAAGCTGAGTAGCGAGGATTTGGCCTATTTCATTCCACATCAGGCCAATAAACGGATTATTGAAGCCATTGCGCAGCGTTTGCAGGTGGGTATGGACAAAGTAGCCGTAAACATCCATAAGTATGGGAACACCACTGCAGGCACAATTCCGTTGTGTTTGTGGGAATGGGAGCAGTCGTTCAAGAAAGGGGACAATATTGTGTTGTCAGCTTTCGGCGGAGGCTTTACCTGGGGAAGTGTATATCTGAAATGGGCGTATTAA
- a CDS encoding histidine phosphatase family protein, protein MKKTIYIARHGQTDYNKADLVQGRAIDAHLNDYGQAQGDAMSEALMKVSFDKIYTSSLQRTWETARLLLEKGYPTEAVEGLDELHYGVYENTPINQEGDNVWNVMNQWIEGNPKAKAEGGESPVEVQNRQKEALEGILAEPNEQTILLVMHSRAIRILMCTLLKKPLTEMHTFTPKNTGITKFSYDTVSKTFELIEFNNTEHLEGLAPQ, encoded by the coding sequence ATGAAAAAAACAATTTACATCGCAAGACACGGCCAAACGGATTATAACAAGGCTGATTTGGTGCAGGGCCGAGCTATTGATGCGCATTTGAACGACTACGGACAAGCACAGGGCGACGCCATGTCTGAAGCTTTAATGAAGGTCAGTTTCGATAAAATTTACACTTCTTCTCTTCAAAGAACATGGGAAACCGCCCGCCTGTTATTGGAGAAAGGCTATCCTACTGAAGCGGTAGAGGGGCTTGATGAACTGCATTATGGTGTTTATGAAAACACGCCGATTAATCAGGAAGGTGATAATGTATGGAATGTGATGAACCAGTGGATTGAGGGCAACCCGAAGGCGAAAGCAGAAGGCGGAGAAAGCCCTGTTGAGGTGCAAAACCGACAAAAAGAAGCCCTTGAGGGTATTCTTGCGGAACCCAACGAGCAAACCATCCTTTTGGTGATGCACAGTCGGGCAATTCGTATTTTGATGTGTACCTTACTGAAAAAGCCCCTCACCGAGATGCATACTTTCACCCCAAAAAATACGGGCATCACCAAATTCAGCTACGATACGGTGAGCAAGACTTTTGAACTGATCGAGTTCAACAATACCGAACACCTTGAAGGCTTGGCGCCTCAGTAA
- a CDS encoding thymidylate synthase: MKQYLDLMQDILENGTKKEDRTGTGTISVFGRQMRFNLAEGFPLLTTKKVHLRSIIHELLWFLKGDTNIAYLKENKVRIWDEWADEEGNLGPVYGAQWRSWATADGRTIDQIAEVLEQIKHNPDSRRMIVNAWNVGEIDKMALPPCHTMFQFYVADGKLSCQLYQRSADFFLGVPFNIASYALLTMMMAQVCELELGEFVHTFGDTHLYTNHLEQTELQLSREPRALPQMKINPEVKNLFDFTIDDFELVNYDPHPHIKAAVSV; encoded by the coding sequence ATGAAGCAATATCTTGACCTGATGCAAGACATCCTGGAGAATGGCACTAAAAAAGAAGACCGTACAGGAACAGGGACAATCTCAGTATTTGGGCGCCAAATGCGCTTTAATCTTGCAGAAGGATTTCCTTTGCTGACCACCAAAAAGGTGCACTTGCGATCCATTATTCATGAGTTGCTGTGGTTTCTTAAAGGTGATACCAATATTGCTTACCTGAAGGAAAACAAGGTGCGTATCTGGGATGAGTGGGCTGATGAAGAGGGGAACCTCGGACCTGTATATGGCGCTCAGTGGCGTTCATGGGCCACAGCAGATGGTCGTACCATCGATCAGATTGCTGAAGTGCTCGAGCAAATTAAGCACAATCCAGATTCCCGACGCATGATCGTGAATGCCTGGAATGTTGGGGAGATTGATAAGATGGCCTTGCCTCCTTGTCATACCATGTTTCAGTTTTATGTTGCTGACGGTAAACTTTCCTGCCAGTTGTATCAGCGTTCGGCGGATTTTTTCCTCGGCGTACCATTTAACATTGCATCCTATGCCTTACTGACGATGATGATGGCTCAGGTTTGTGAGCTCGAGTTGGGCGAGTTTGTTCACACTTTCGGCGATACCCACCTATATACCAATCATCTTGAGCAGACGGAACTTCAGTTGAGTCGTGAGCCACGTGCTTTACCTCAAATGAAAATCAACCCTGAGGTTAAAAATCTTTTCGATTTTACAATTGATGATTTCGAGTTGGTGAACTACGATCCGCACCCACATATTAAAGCAGCCGTTTCTGTTTAA